From a single Parambassis ranga chromosome 2, fParRan2.1, whole genome shotgun sequence genomic region:
- the pthlha gene encoding parathyroid hormone-like hormone a, with product MLCSRRVLQRCCLALFLLCSPVPHHGRPVDALSGRIKRSVTHAQLMHDKGRTLQDFKRRMWLQELLDEVHTAEIRDLPVRTTAGGGSSSGAGVGLPSIGLGINLSTTGSTLHSKPPGGIKNLPISFGLEEEEGTNLPQETNKSQTYKDGVLKAPGKKKKKGRSGKRREGEKRKRRARSLGWRLADHTGSRFHLEWRSLLGLQRALH from the exons ATGTTATGCTCCAGGAGGGTCCTGCAGCGCTGCTGCCTCGCTCTGTTCCTGCTCTGCTCCCCGGTGCCGCACCACGGCCGGCCCGTCGACGCCCTGAGCGGCAGAAT AAAACGCTCTGTGACTCATGCTCAGCTGATGCACGACAAAGGCCGGACGCTGCAGGACTTTAAGCGTCGCATGTGGCTGCAAGAGCTTTTGGACGAAGTCCACACGGCTGAGATCCGGGACCTCCCAGTCCGGACCACTGCAGGAGGCGGGAGCAGCAGTGGCGCTGGCGTCGGGCTGCCGAGCATCGGCTTGGGCATCAACCTGAGCACCACCGGCAGCACCCTGCACTCCAAACCACCCGGAGGAATCAAGAACCTCCCCATCAGCTTTgggttggaggaggaggagggaaccAACCTGCCCCAGGAGACAAACAAGTCCCAGACCTACAAAGACGGTGTGCTGAAAGCACccgggaagaagaagaagaaggggcgGTCcgggaagaggagggagggggagaagaggaagaggagagcgcGCTCATTGGGCTGGAGGCTGGCCGACCACACCGGGAGCAGATTCCACCTGGAGTGGAGGTCTCTGCTGGGCCTTCAGAGGGCGCTGCATTAG